ACTGGCTTTGCCGGTATTCAGCAGACTTATGGAGGTAATAAAACAACTTTTACAGTGAGGGACTATGAAAACAGCTGTTATTAAAACATTTATTCTGCTTATCGTACTGCTCACGGCTGCAGCGTTTCCTTACAGGGCTTATGCCGAAGAAAGCGTAATAATCGACGGGTACAGTGCCGATATACCGCCTGAGCTTGAAAAGAGCCTCTCGGACGCAGGAATAACGCCGCAAAGCATAGACAGCGAGGCACTGTCTGTCGATAAGGTGATAAGCAATGTCACGGGTATGCTGTGGGAAAGCATCAAAAGCCCGCTGAAATTACTTATCTCGCTGATTTCGGTAACGCTTCTTTGCAGTATTGCAAACGTATTTGCGGATAACACAAGCGGAAATCTGAAAACTGTGTTTTCGCTCGTGTCGGTGCTTGCGTGCAGTACGATAACTGTGAGTGCCGCAAGCGATTCGCTGACAGTGGCATCAAAAACGCTTGAGTCGGGAAGCGTATTCCTTGCAAGCTTTATACCTGCTTTTGCCGGAATACTTGCAACAAGCGGTCACGTCAGCTCTGCGGCAATGTTCAATACCGTTGTAATGGGCGGTGCGCAGGGCTATATGCAGCTTGCGTCAAAGATACTTATGCCTGTATCAATGAGCATACTCGGAATATCGCTTGCAGGGAGCGTATGCGGCGAACTGAAGCTGGAAACGCTTGCACAGGCGGTGAAAAAGACGGTTATATGGATACTGGGTCTTATAATGACCGTATTCGTGGCGCTTCTTGCAATGCAGAGCTTTATCACTGTGCCGTCTGATAATGTCGGAATAAAAGCCGCAAGGTTTACCGTTTCAAACGGCGTTCCGTTTATCGGGGGAGCGGTTTCCGACTCGCTGTCGGTAATGTACGGCGGCATAGGAATCATACGGAATAATTTCGGTGTTTTCGGAATAATCACAGGGGGAGTGCTTATCCTGCCGTCAATAATTTCTGTGCTTTGTTATAAGCTGGCATTCTCGCTTGCGGCATCGTTCAGCGATCTGTTCGGCATATCACAGCTGACAGGGCTTATGAAATGTGCTGAGGGCGTAAGCTCGATTATCACCGCTATGCTCGTTTCGTTTCTCTTAATGGCGGTAATTTCGATTTCACTGATGATTTTTATGGCAGGAGGTGCGGTATGACGGAAATCAAACAGGCGGCTCTTTGCATATGCATACTCGGTGCGGCTGCAGGGCTTCTGAGAATGCTTATCCCGTCCGAAAAATATAAGACACGGATAACATTTCTGATTGCCTGCATATTCTCGTTATGTCTTATCAATGCGGTAAAAGGCATCATACCGTCTGTCAGCATTGATACGCAGGCATTTAATGTTCCGCAGGTGGATTTCAGCGAAAAGCTGTCCGAGCAGGCAAGGGTCACTGCGGCGAGGGCTGTAAGGGAAAAGATAGAGCGGCTGCTTTGCGATAACGGTTTTGATTATGATAAAGTATATGTAATTGCGCATATTGACGGTGCTTTCTGCATATCTATTACTGAGGTCGAGCTTGTATTTGACGCTGACGCAGACGAAGCTTACATATCCGATGCGGTCGCTCTGGTGCAGGCGGCATCGGGAGATGAAATAACCGTCAGATATTCAAAATCAAGATAAGAAACAGAAAAGGCATTTTATGAAAGATCTACTGAAATCCGATAAGCTGATAAAATTTGCGTTTATTTCAGGCATAGTGGCGATAGCTCTTATATTTCTCTCAGACTTCGGGAAAAGCACAGAAGCTGCTGTTACCGATGAGCAGGCGCTGGAACAGCGTATAACCGAAATGCTCACCTCTATGGACGGAATAGACGAGGTGCCGAATGTAACGGTGCGGCTTGATGAAGATAAGCACACGGTACTCGGCATAACCGTAGTCTGTCCTCAGGCGATAAGCAACAGGACGGCAGAAAGGGCAATCAATGCGGTCAGAACGGCTCTTGACGTTTCCGCATCGAAAATATGTATTACAACATAAGCGAGGTATTTATTATGAAAAGACCGAGAATCAATCTTATACTTGGCAAAAAGCATCTGGTTGCGGCAGGACTTGCACTTGTGCTTGCGGTAGGGCTGTACGCTAATTTTGCCATAGGAAGCAGTGCCGACGGCAAGAATGTTTCGGGAGATAACTACGGCGACACAAGGCTCGTTTCAAACGAAAAATCAAAAACGCAGGCAGATACCGACAAGGACAGCGACATTGTCGCAACCGCCGCTAAGAGCGACATCAGAAGTGACAGTGCGTCCGACAGCGAGGAATACTTTGCAAAAGCCCGTATTGATAAGCAGGCGAGCAGAGAAGAAGCAAAGGAAACGCTGAAGAGCATTTACGGCGGCGGAGATATGACCAAAGACGAGCTTGCCGTTGTTGCACAGGACGCTAAACAGCTGACCGACCTTATGGAAGCCGAAAACAAGATAGAAACAACGCTCAAGGCACAGGGCTTTGAGGATGTTCTTTGCTATCTCAGCGACAACAGCGCTAACATTATCGTAAAGTCGAGCGGACTTGATACAGCACAGGCGGCTCAGATAAAGAGTGCATTACTGTCAGAGGTCGAGGTAGCGGGAGAAAACATCACTATCGTTGAAGTACAGTGATAAATTGCATACAGCACCGCAGGCATAACCTGCGGTCAGTCTGTCGATAAACCGATTGTTAAAGCTGTACATTAAAATATATCACCAACACCGCTTAAAACATTTTCCGTATCAACAAGGAGTTAATATTTTCGTGGCCTTATCAGTGCAACTGCACTGACATCGACCTTTCAAAAAAAACGCCACTAACCTGAGATATATGTACTAACCTGCGGACGTGTAGCGTTAAGCGTCCCTGCATTGACAGGATATACAATGTTCAGGTGGTTATTCGAGTTTATCCAACACCCCAGCGGGGTACGGGTGTGGGTAAGGAAAGAGGGAGCCACGAGGGAGAAAACCTAAGGGATAGGGTTAGGGGCGGCAGTCCCTCACCCTAGTCCCTTTGGTTGTCTCCCTCGTGAATAGCAGCAACGTTATTAAATGGAATAGCGAACCCGAGAAGTGCTGTCCGACAAAAAGAACTATCGGTAGCCTGCTATCATAGTCAGAGCTGAACGATATAGCAGAAGCACTTTAAAGAAAATACGTTTTCTACAAACTGACCGCAGGCATAGCCTGCGGTTTCTTTTTGTCTACATTGCGTTAAAATATCCTCTTAAACAAACAAATTTTGCAACATAGGGTTGACAATCAAAGAAAACAGTGCTATAATACCTATATCGACAAATTGTTGATTATTTTTGTGCCATAAGAAAGGGGAAATGTAAAAATGGCAGAAAAGCGGATGTTTTCAAAGCAGGTATTATGGAGCGACAAATTTATAGATCTGCCATCGCCGGCACAGGTGCTGTACTTTCAGCTTTCAATGTATGCTGACGATGAAGGGTTTGTTAACTGCGCCGGATATGTACGCAGGCTTACGGGGTGCAGTGAAAGCGATATAGAAGCACTGTGTAAAAACGGCTTTATTATCCCGTTTGAGTCAGGCGTATATGCAATCGCTCACTGGAAGATAAATAACCACATACGCTCTGACCGTATGAAAAAGACCTCGTTTTCAGATGAGCGTGATATGCTCTATGTCCGTGCTGACGGGATGTATATATTCGATCCCGAAAAAGCGGCAGAGCAGAGGAAATCAGCCGGGCAGGAAAAAGCCGTGACAACAAAATGTAGTCATACGTCTGACATCTGCCCGTCAGATGACGGCACAGGCAAGGAAAGTTCAGATAAGGACAGCACAGTCAAGAGCAGTTTTGATGAGGTAAGTGCCGTTTTGTCGGACGAAACCGACAAAAAATCGCTCTCCGCCGCCGCATACAAAGCAAAATTAACCGAAAGATTCGGTACGGACAACGTTGAGCGATATATTGAACGTTTCAATAAATGGGCAGATATGCACGGGCGGCAGAATATGCCTGTATACCCTACCATTGAGAAGTGGATGAAGGAGGATAACATCAGACGGTGCGAAAGCGCAAACAGCAGTTTTACAGACGAAATGCTTGACGAATGTCTGATGATTGACTACATAAGCTCAGACGAGAAACGAACAGAATAGAGTAAGTACAATAAGAAAGCTGAAATTGAAAGCGGAAAATTCAGCTATATATCTGCCTGTCTTGCCGGGGCAGAGCGAATTGTATTTGCTGAGCGTTATAAGGCTTGCGAGCGAAGCTATCAGCGTTCCGACACCGCCGATATTAACTCCGAGCAGAAGGCTGTGATAATCGTTTGTAAACTGCGAGAGCAGTATTGCCGAAGGAACGTTGCTTATAAACTGGCAGGAAATCACACTGAAAAGCAGGGGGTTAAGCTGAAGGGCAGATGAAAACAGGTCCTTTATCACATCTATCCTTGCCATATTTCCGGCAAAAATAAAGAAAAATACGAATGTGAACAAAAGCGGATAATCAACTGCGGCGAGCGCTTTTCTGTCCATAACGATAAGCGTCAGCGTGATGAAAATCATACCTATCAGGTACGGGATAAAATTGAACACGATAATTATAGCTATGGCGAACAGGAAAAGATAAGCGGCTGTGCGTTTACGGTCGATTTTTTCGGGAGCGGACTTAAGCTCTATCGGCTCAGGCTTTACAAAGATAACACAGCATAGCGTTATCATTGCAACGGCAAGGATAAACGGCGGAAGCATTATCAGCGTAAATTCGCCTATCGGAATATTGAACTTTGAATAAAGATAAAGGTTCTGGGGATTTCCGAAAGGGGTGAGCATACCGCCGAGATTAGCGGCGATATTCTGCATTATGAACGTGAACGCCATATAGCGTTCCTTGCCTGCGGTATGCAGTACATAGTATCCCAGCGGAAGAAAGGTCAGCAGAGCCATATCGTTTGCAATCAGCATAGAGCCTATGAAGGTGACCCATACAAGCACTACTGTGCAAAGGCGTATATTGCGGAATTTTTTTACTATGTTGCAGGCGAGAATATAAAAGAACTGTACGTTTTTAAGGGCGCATACGACCGCCAGTACGCTGAAAAGGCAGGCAAGCGTCTTGTAATCGAAATAATCGAGATATTTCTCGTCGGGCGGAACTATAAATGATGTGATAACCGCCGCCAGTAAAGCTATCACCATAACTGTATTTTTCTTTATAAAACTTATCGCAGTATTCATTGTTCTACACTCGTTATCTTGATCAAACCGCACAAAACCCTCCCGTGAGGGAGGGTAAATGCTTGTTTATTATGTTTATTATACCAGATCGTCCTCGTTGAAGGGGTCGCCGCATTCGGGGCAGAACTTCGGAGGATGTTCAGGATCGGCAGGTACCCAGCCGCACTTGTCGCACTTGTACTTCTTGGGAGCTGCAGGTTTTGACTTGCCGCATTCTGCACAGAACTTGCCTGTGTTGGTAGCGCCGCATTCACACGTCCAGCTTGAAGGAGCGGGAGCAGCGGGAGCGTCACCTTCCTTGCTCTTGCCGCAGTTAGCGCAGAACTTGCCTGTGTTTGACTGACCGCATGAGCAGGTCCAAGCCTCAGGCTTCTTAGCGCCGCAGGAAGAACAGAATGCACCTGTGTTTGTAGCGCCGCACGAGCATTTCCATCCGCCCGGAGTCGGCTGCTGAGGTGTTGTCTGCTGAGGAGCCGCAGGCATACCGCCGAGAACGTTGTTACCTGCGTTCATAGCCATATTCATACCCATAAAGCCCATCATAGCGCCGTTTTCATTTGAGCCTGCCGCTTCGATACCACGAGCAACGGCACCTGTCATCATAGCACGCTGAACATCGCCGCCGAGCATTGTATCAGCCTTAAGACGATCCTTAAGAAGCTCTTTTGTTTCTTCGGAGATCGTGATAGGGCCAAGACCGATATTTGTGAGCATCAGACCTCTCTGTGCCCAGTTGTTAGCGGTTTCGTCCTTAGTCTTGTTGGTAAGGTTGTTGAGCTGGCTTGTAATCTGGTTGTAGCTGTAGCCTTCTGCTGAAAGCTGGTTTAACGCTACCATCAGTGACTGCATGAACTCGTTCTTATACTGCTCATTCTTGAAAATGTCCTTAACGTAGACCTGAGGAGCGTTTACGCCCTTGCTGAGAACTTCTGCGTAGAACTTGCAGGCATTCTCGGCATCGGGTATCTGAACCTCGAATGTGCCGTAGAAACGCAGCTCTACTGTTGTATTATAACGGGGATCGGGATAGGGAACGGGTGTTCCTGTACCGAAGGGGATGCCGGGCAGTTTCTGAAGATTGATGTAGATTACTCTCTGCTCGGTGGCAGGTGTTCCGCCGTATGTGAATCTTGAAATAAGATCCTTGAGCGAATCCTTTATCTGACCTGCAAAGATCGAAGGTGCTGTCGAGTTGTCAAGTATGTAACGTCCGGGTTCTGTAACAACGTTTGTTATCTTGCCGTTGTCAAGGGTCAGCATACAGGTGTTTTCTTCAACCATGATTGCCGAGCCGTTGCTGATAACGTTGTCGGTTCCCTTTACGTTACTGCTTCTTGCATTACCGTTGTGCATCTTCTCGCCGTTAACAACAACAGTATCGTTGCCGATAACAGGGCAGTGAATGGCCTCTTTCCAGGTATCGCCGAGAGTACCTGAGAGAGCGCCTACAGCTGCTTTAATAAGTCCCATAGTAATATTTCCTTTCGAATTGAGTTTTTAATTTATTTTACTAAATTAAAATCGTTGACCAGCCATATACGGTCGGCAATTTCTGTAATGCCGCTTCCGCAGTACGGACACTTCTTGCCCTTTGCAGACGCATCAATGGGAGCGCCGCAGTTGGGGCAGTTGCTTGAAAATACAATGCTTGTCGTCTGTTCGTGCAGATCCTGCTTGTAAGCGAGCGTTACGCTGTACGCTGTCTGCATAAGCGCAGGCTTTGCGCTGTCTGCCTTTTCTTCCGACACCTTTGCATATTCATACTGAAGAGAAATTTCAAACCTTGCCGTTGCTTCCTTGCTTTTGTTCTGGTAGCTTGCGATTCCGCAACGGTGAATTTTTATATTATTGAAAATCTCTTTTTCGTTGTTCGCATTAAGGGTGGTTATACGGTTATTGACCTTGTTTATAAGATCCTGCGTATATTCGCTTGCCTTAAGCGATTCGGCATTTTTGTTCATTATGGCATTGAGAATTGCGACTATTGCATTTCTTGCCTTGACCTCCATGCCCTTGTATCCTATTTCGGGGAAATCACGGGTGATGGCAGGACCGTACATTTCACTGAGGGCTGTTATACCCTTAGGAGTTGTAGCTTCCTCCTTGACACCCTTGTTTATCAGTTCCATTGCCTGTGACGGCGACATACCGAGATATTTCTGCGATGCGCTCCGCACCTTCGACACAATGACAAGTACGATGATACCGATGACTATAAGCGGAGCAAGCCAGCTTAATATTGAAAGAATGAACGATGTTATATCCACATTATACTCCCTTTATACCGTCGTCTACAGTATCGTTTCTTATACCTGAGAAATCCGTCAGTACCCATGAATACTGACCTGTTGTAACAACAGAGCCGCAGTATTCGCATACACCGGAAGAAGAAATCTCAAGCGGCGCACCACAGTTGGGGCAGTTGTGTCCGGTCATCTTGCCGGTTTCCGTCTTTGTTTCGACACCGAGCGAACGTACAAACTTCATCTTGTACTTCTGAACCCAGCGTGTAGTCTTGTCGCCTCTTATAATCTTGCCTGTCTTTTCGTCTACCTGATAATCTATCATTCTTGAGGTGAGGTATGCCGTTACATATTCGAACTGCGAATCACGCTCATACGAGGTAAGGTAAGCCGTATCTATAGCAATGCTCTCGTAGTGGTAAACAACGCCCTGTTCTATCTTCGCCTGTACCTGCTTGCAGGTGGTGTTGTAAAGGTTTTCGTGCATAACCGGTCTTACGGGGGTCATATCACGCTTGCACCAGGCATTTTCAATATCTATGTATACCTGCTTTGTGAAAGTGATAAGGTCGGAAGCGGAGAAGTTGGGATCCTTCTGTTTTATAATGCCCTCTATCTGTTCGGTTCTGTTGGGCAGTACAACGTTTGCGCCGTTCATTGATGAAGGACGGGTTGTGCCGCCGCCGGAGGATTTCTTTTTAGTTCCGCCGATTGTCGAAATGATAATAATAACAACAACGATGCCTATACCTATTATAACGGAAACAGGGTCGGCGTCACCGCTGTAGCTGCTGCTGTCGTAGTCGTTACCGCCGTAGTCATATCCGCCGTAGTCGCCGCCTCCGAAATCGTAACCGCCGCCTCCGCCGTAGTCGTTATTGTCAAATGCACTTACGGAAAAGCAGAGCAGAAGCGCCGCTGTTATTGTCGCAATAAATGTTACAATAATCTTCTTCATAAATTTCTCCCTTATTATCGAAACAGTCTGCATCAAAATGCAGGCCGACATTTTATACTTTATGACAGAATAGCACAGTATCCCGATTTCATTATACAATACTTCCACAAAAAAGTCAATAAATGATAGAAGAAATACGGTAAATATGGCGAAAAATCGAAATAAATATTGTATAAAAAAGGTAAGTGCCGCCGACTGTCAATGCTGCCGACCGTGCGAAAAGCGATCGTTACTTTTTTACGGCGTTTTCAAGTACGGTCTTGAGAGTGCCGCTGAGCAGTTTGGACATTCTTTCAATAAGCTCGTCGGGATCGCTTTTCATACCGCCCTCAAGCCAGTCAAGGACAATGCCGACAATTGCATATTTATAGAATGATGCGATAAACTTCTTGTCATCGTCGGAAACGCTGAGCTCCAGCGTCTTTGAAACGTTATCAATGAATTTGCCGGCAAAGTCAAGTGAAACGCTGTAAAGATAACGCTCAATAGTTTCACGGTGAAGCGAGTTATATACATGGTATATCAGCTTCTTGTTCTCCTTTACGAAGCAAAGCCCTGTCTTGAGTCCTTCCTCCCACGACTGACCGACCTCCATCTTTTCTACGGATTTCTGCGCTTCAGTAAGGAAGATTTCTTCGAGAAGCTGATAAATATCGCTGTAATGATAATAGAACGTGTTGCGGTTTACTCCGCAGTCATCGGTAATGTTCTTTACCGTTATTTTATCTAAGGGCTGATTGCTCAGCAGTTTTTTGAACGATTCCTGTATTGCTCTTTTGGTAAGCTCGGACATATTACCTCCGTTTTAGCTGTGGTTTCTCCTGTTTTCTATTTTACGGTTATAATTATACAACATTCCCGTTAAAAATTCAAGTTTTAGGCAAAAAGTTGTATCTGCCTAAAAATCGGTCAATTTATACCGATTGCCCTAAAATTGAACAGCGACGCAGGATTGACCGTTGTATAAACCGTCACGGCGGGTTAAAATATAGCTGTAAAGAAAAAGAAAGGACTGAAAATCATGAGATTTATCAAACGTGCAAAAGTAGCATATATTTCCACTTGCGCCGCAATAGCGGTCATAGGACTTATACTTATTCTTTTCCCGGAGATTTCAATGCTTGCGGTATGCTATATGCTCGGAATAGCGGCTATAGTATTCGGTATTGTAAAAATCACGGGATATTTTTCAGCCGACCCCTACGGGCTGGCGTTCCAGTTTGACTTTGCATTCGGTATCATAGCGATCCTGCTCGGACTTGTAGTTATTATCCATCCGGGTAATATAATGGCTCTGGTACCAGTCATAATGGGCATTTATTTTATGATCGACGGCATAATGAAGATACAGACAGCCGTTGATGCAAAGCGTTTCGGCGTAAGAAGCTGGTGGCTGATTCTTGTCAGCGCAATAGTTACAGGCGGAATAGGAATACTGTTACTCGTAAATCCCTTTGAGAGTGCGGTAGCACTTACTGTTCTGCTCGGTATCACATTGCTTGCGGACGGCATTTCAAATATATGGATCGCCGCATACACAGTCAAGGCTATAAAAAAAGAGGTACACGCCGATGACAAAATCTATGTAGAAACAAGCGACAGGGAGGACAAAGATGATTAAGCTAGGCAAATGGATAACAAAGCACAGAGTAATCATTCTTATAGTTGCGGTCGTACTGCTGATACCCTCGGTACTCGGTATGATAGCTACAAGAATAAATTACGATATGCTCAATTACCTGCCCGACACTATGGAAACCATACAGGGTCAGGACATTCTGCTGAATGACTTCGGCAAGGGCGCATTCAGTATGATAATTGTAGAAGATATGGAGCCGAAGGACGTTTCCGCTCTTAAAGAAAAAATAGAAGCGGTAGATCACGTTGACTCGGTAATATGGTATGATTCGATAGCAGATGTTTCAATACCTATGGATATTCTTCCCGACAAGATAAAAGACGCATTCAACACCGATCATTCAACAGTTATGGCGGTATTCTTCGATACATCGACATCAGCCGATGAAACAATGGAAGCTATCAACACGATAAGAAATGTAACTAACAATCAGTGCTTCGTTTCGGGTATGTCCGCAATGGTAACAGATCTTAAAAACCTTTGCGAGCAGGAAGAGCCGATATATGTCGCTATCGCAGTAGTTCTTGCTGTAGTAGTAATGATGCTCTTTATGGATTCTTTCCTTATCCCGATAATCTTCCTCGCAAGTATCGGTATGGCTATTCTCTACAACTTAGGCAGTAACTACTTCTTAGGCGAGATAAGCTACATAACAAAGGCGCTTTCCGCTATACTGCAGCTTGGTGTTACGATGGACTATTCGATATTCCTCTGGCACAGCTACAACGAGCAGAAGGTAAGATTTGACGGCGATAAGGAACGTGCGATGGCACATGCCATTTCAAACAGTATCATTTCTGTAGCAAGTTCTTCTATCACAACAATTGCCGGCTTCCTTTCAATGTGCTTTATGAGCTTTACGCTCGGTGCGGATCTCGGTATCGTAATGGCTAAGGGCGTTGTATTCGGTCTTATCGGCTGTGTAACTATCCTCCCTTCACTTATCCTTGTATTTGACAAGGCTATCGAGAAAACAAGGCACAAACAGCTTATGCCGAAGTTCGACAAGGTGGCAAAATTCATCACAAAGCGTTCGTGGATATTCCTTATAATATTCGCAGTGCTGATAGGACCTGCGGTTTACGGCTATAACAACACACAGAAATATTACGATCTGAGCCAGACGATGCCTCAGGATATGGACTTCGTCATCGCCAACACAAAGCTGAAGGACGATTTCGGAATGTCAAACGTTCATATGATACTCGCAGATTCAAAGCTGTCGCAGAAGGACGCAAAGGCGATGCTTGACGAGGTCGGAAAGGTTGACGGCGTAAACCTTGCGGTAGGCTTTGATTCGCTTATCGGCTCGGCTGTTCCCTCAGAGATGATCCCCGATTCTATCTCGGATGTGCTTAAGAGCGATAAGTACCAGCTTATGCTTGTAGGCAGTGAATACGGAACGGCAACAGACGAGGTAAACAATCAGGTAACAGAGATAAACAACATTATAAAGAAGTATGACAGCTCGGCAATGCTTATCGGTGAAGCGCCCTGTACGAAGGACCTTATCGAAGTAACCGACAGGGACTTCAAGGTAGTCGATGTAATTTCGATAGCCGCAATCTTCCTTATCATTCTGGTAACCTTCAAGTCGGTTTCACTTCCGCTGATACTTGTAGCGGTAATTGAGTTTGCCATATTCGTAAACCTCGGTATTCCGTGTTACACAGGTACAGAGCTTGCGTTCATCGCACCTATATGTATCAGTACCATCCAGCTTGGCGCAACCGTTGACTATGCAATCCTTATGACAACAAGATACAAGAAGGAACGTAACAAGGGCAGTGACAAGAACGAAGCGGTTTATACAGCGCTTAAGTCATCAATACCCTCAATTATAGTAAGTGCGCTCGGCTTCTTCGCCGCTACATTCGGTGTAGGCATTTATTCAAACGTAGATATGATAAGCTCGCTTTGCGCACTTATGGCAAGAGGCGCAATCATAAGTATGGTATCGGTAATCCTGTTATTACCCGCTATGCTCAAGCTGTTCGATAAGATTATAATTCACACAAGCCTCGGCTTTAAAGAAGCAAGACAAGCCGGCAAAAAGACGAACTGAGAAAGGACAACAGTATGAAAGAGATAAGAAAAAAGATAATAAAGATAGTTTCAATAGTTCTTGCCGCCGCAATGATAGGCACATCTTCGGGACTTCTCGCATTCGCCGCACAGGGCGGTAACGATAATAATACATCGTCATCCGTTTCTGACAGTACTGAAACAAGCAGTGACGAAAAGAGCAGCTCGGATACAGACGGCAAGGAAGAAACGGTATATATCATCTCAAACGCAGACGGTACAACAAAGAAGGTCATCGTCAGCGACTGGCTGAAGAACGGCTCGCACAACGCAACGATAGAGGACGAAACCTCGCTTAAGGACGTTAAGAATGTAAAGGGCAACGAGAGCTTTACAAACAGCGGCGAGAATTACAAAT
This window of the [Eubacterium] siraeum genome carries:
- a CDS encoding Tim44 domain-containing protein, whose amino-acid sequence is MKKIIVTFIATITAALLLCFSVSAFDNNDYGGGGGYDFGGGDYGGYDYGGNDYDSSSYSGDADPVSVIIGIGIVVVIIIISTIGGTKKKSSGGGTTRPSSMNGANVVLPNRTEQIEGIIKQKDPNFSASDLITFTKQVYIDIENAWCKRDMTPVRPVMHENLYNTTCKQVQAKIEQGVVYHYESIAIDTAYLTSYERDSQFEYVTAYLTSRMIDYQVDEKTGKIIRGDKTTRWVQKYKMKFVRSLGVETKTETGKMTGHNCPNCGAPLEISSSGVCEYCGSVVTTGQYSWVLTDFSGIRNDTVDDGIKGV
- a CDS encoding stage III sporulation protein AE, which translates into the protein MKTAVIKTFILLIVLLTAAAFPYRAYAEESVIIDGYSADIPPELEKSLSDAGITPQSIDSEALSVDKVISNVTGMLWESIKSPLKLLISLISVTLLCSIANVFADNTSGNLKTVFSLVSVLACSTITVSAASDSLTVASKTLESGSVFLASFIPAFAGILATSGHVSSAAMFNTVVMGGAQGYMQLASKILMPVSMSILGISLAGSVCGELKLETLAQAVKKTVIWILGLIMTVFVALLAMQSFITVPSDNVGIKAARFTVSNGVPFIGGAVSDSLSVMYGGIGIIRNNFGVFGIITGGVLILPSIISVLCYKLAFSLAASFSDLFGISQLTGLMKCAEGVSSIITAMLVSFLLMAVISISLMIFMAGGAV
- a CDS encoding zinc ribbon domain-containing protein, translated to MDITSFILSILSWLAPLIVIGIIVLVIVSKVRSASQKYLGMSPSQAMELINKGVKEEATTPKGITALSEMYGPAITRDFPEIGYKGMEVKARNAIVAILNAIMNKNAESLKASEYTQDLINKVNNRITTLNANNEKEIFNNIKIHRCGIASYQNKSKEATARFEISLQYEYAKVSEEKADSAKPALMQTAYSVTLAYKQDLHEQTTSIVFSSNCPNCGAPIDASAKGKKCPYCGSGITEIADRIWLVNDFNLVK
- a CDS encoding TetR/AcrR family transcriptional regulator, with the translated sequence MSELTKRAIQESFKKLLSNQPLDKITVKNITDDCGVNRNTFYYHYSDIYQLLEEIFLTEAQKSVEKMEVGQSWEEGLKTGLCFVKENKKLIYHVYNSLHRETIERYLYSVSLDFAGKFIDNVSKTLELSVSDDDKKFIASFYKYAIVGIVLDWLEGGMKSDPDELIERMSKLLSGTLKTVLENAVKK
- a CDS encoding SPFH domain-containing protein, which encodes MGLIKAAVGALSGTLGDTWKEAIHCPVIGNDTVVVNGEKMHNGNARSSNVKGTDNVISNGSAIMVEENTCMLTLDNGKITNVVTEPGRYILDNSTAPSIFAGQIKDSLKDLISRFTYGGTPATEQRVIYINLQKLPGIPFGTGTPVPYPDPRYNTTVELRFYGTFEVQIPDAENACKFYAEVLSKGVNAPQVYVKDIFKNEQYKNEFMQSLMVALNQLSAEGYSYNQITSQLNNLTNKTKDETANNWAQRGLMLTNIGLGPITISEETKELLKDRLKADTMLGGDVQRAMMTGAVARGIEAAGSNENGAMMGFMGMNMAMNAGNNVLGGMPAAPQQTTPQQPTPGGWKCSCGATNTGAFCSSCGAKKPEAWTCSCGQSNTGKFCANCGKSKEGDAPAAPAPSSWTCECGATNTGKFCAECGKSKPAAPKKYKCDKCGWVPADPEHPPKFCPECGDPFNEDDLV
- a CDS encoding SpoIIIAH-like family protein, encoding MKRPRINLILGKKHLVAAGLALVLAVGLYANFAIGSSADGKNVSGDNYGDTRLVSNEKSKTQADTDKDSDIVATAAKSDIRSDSASDSEEYFAKARIDKQASREEAKETLKSIYGGGDMTKDELAVVAQDAKQLTDLMEAENKIETTLKAQGFEDVLCYLSDNSANIIVKSSGLDTAQAAQIKSALLSEVEVAGENITIVEVQ
- a CDS encoding SLC13 family permease; amino-acid sequence: MVIALLAAVITSFIVPPDEKYLDYFDYKTLACLFSVLAVVCALKNVQFFYILACNIVKKFRNIRLCTVVLVWVTFIGSMLIANDMALLTFLPLGYYVLHTAGKERYMAFTFIMQNIAANLGGMLTPFGNPQNLYLYSKFNIPIGEFTLIMLPPFILAVAMITLCCVIFVKPEPIELKSAPEKIDRKRTAAYLFLFAIAIIIVFNFIPYLIGMIFITLTLIVMDRKALAAVDYPLLFTFVFFFIFAGNMARIDVIKDLFSSALQLNPLLFSVISCQFISNVPSAILLSQFTNDYHSLLLGVNIGGVGTLIASLASLITLSKYNSLCPGKTGRYIAEFSAFNFSFLIVLTLFCSFLV
- a CDS encoding DUF308 domain-containing protein; the protein is MRFIKRAKVAYISTCAAIAVIGLILILFPEISMLAVCYMLGIAAIVFGIVKITGYFSADPYGLAFQFDFAFGIIAILLGLVVIIHPGNIMALVPVIMGIYFMIDGIMKIQTAVDAKRFGVRSWWLILVSAIVTGGIGILLLVNPFESAVALTVLLGITLLADGISNIWIAAYTVKAIKKEVHADDKIYVETSDREDKDD